The genomic segment ttggaaaaaaaaacccgaccataattggtttggtttggttttaactaaaaaaagtcaaaccgaaccaaaccaacccgacattacatgtattcaaattttaaaatatatacataaaaatatttattttgtaatgtaatttataaatatttcttaaattttttcgtagttctttaactattatcatattattcaagcttgaatttcgaattttgaatgtcaataagttttatatcctatggatgttagtaactcaaataaagtccagaccaaaactaactcaacactaatgctaacaaaagaaattcaatttaccactaggaatgacaataatgttggatatctattcttcgctttgcataatttatttagagagtgaaaaaacataacttaagttttatttctttgtcatgtaattaatacttattagccgtacttattttagcatgacttagtatttttagattatggtaattttctttatggcttgttaattagtaatatttattttgaccgaatttattagcttttgttgaatattttaatacaatatcatcactcttctcacattttgtgttattttcttaagaaacaccttaattatatagttgtatcttactagaactaaagaaatatttaaagtaaaagttatatgttttgtatcaagactattccgacgCCTCTGTTGACTCCATCGCACTCTTGTTTCGTCTCATGTACCTCCATTGCATCCAACCTTACAAAACTTCcctttttattgaaaaaaaaattctccaagTTTATAACTACACCTTCAACCAGATTTTGTTAATTGGTGGATGATAATGTGAAAACATTTATATAGATATGAGAGAGCTTAgagtaaatttaattcatccaaaGAGTTTTGGTAAGTGAAAAGCCACGTTATTGAATCATTCATGAGGTAACGGAACCATCATAATCAGTGCATTCTCATAGTGTATTAAGTGATTAAGAAATGGGGGAGTGGGTTATTTATGTATAGGTTCGTGCAACGTTATTGCTTGAGAAAATTGGTAAGCAATGGtaattgttgcttataatattcaGAGCATTGAAAATAACTAAGAGAGTTAAATGTTTGATCACTAATTGCAAAATTTAAAGCAGTGACGATCACTAAATGCAAAAGTAATAGCAGTGACTTTTGAGCtttgtaaactgaaaaaattgaagatggataattaaaagaaagtaattaattaagaaaTGAATTTCCTATTTTTAATATGTCATATAAAtaggaaaaattagaaaatgtcaaaaaaatgagaaaaaagataaataggaatggtggTCATatagaggtgccacatcaccttgtctatgtctagctttatattatatatagatttccTCTGtgcctctatttttttttttttttttttctgttccTTCTTTGCTCGACACTAGTGACTTGTTATGGTTGTTAATTATATTAACTTTGCCTTTTTCACTGCTTTATTATTTCCTATTATGTATGACGTCCCGCTTACATCTATCTCAAATATCTCTTCAAAATTGGTATTTTTATTATTGACATTCTTAATCCCTCATTATGAATGCTCTTGGTCTAGATAAATTTTTTGGAGTAATACTACACTATAATCAACTGATATTATGCTACACAAAAGTTTAGAAAATCTGCTTCTTTCTCCTAATAGTTAGTTTTACCATTTCAAACACCAACACTTTTGATAATTGAGAGAAAGACTACACAGGTAAatcaaaaaggaagaagaagaagaaagaaatagaTCAGCTGCAAAGAGTGAAAGTGTGAAACTCTATGAGAAATAAAAGTGACACTCACCAGATTTTTGTGTGAAATTCCAATTCCAcactgacattttttttttttaatttttactatATCATTGTTGATGACGGGAACAAGGACTCACAATCAACGCAATATACCAAATCTACCACAAAAATAATTTGGCAAGATTTTAAGTTTGTGAGATGTGGATATATATGGAGAAAAGCTAACATGTAGGAAGAAAAGGTTGGTGATAATTTATAGGCTTGATGATTATATTAATTTGTAACTGATGTAAAATTGAAGAGGTAGATTAGTAATGgtcataaaaaatttaatgagCCAAAAAGCATTATATTTTACGTTTTAGCTTTTCAAAGTTACTAGtctgtttgaccaagcttttaaaatcagtttattttgaaaagtatttttttcaaaagtgcttATGAAAAATAGTACTTTTGGtgaaaagcagtttgtgtttggccaattaattaaaaaaacacttttgaatagcaatttgtgtttggtcaagcttttaaaaagtgtttctaagtgtatttttctcaaaagtgctttaaaaaaaagtgttctTGGCCAGAAGATATTTATTTTTAGCTCCTaaaaaactgcttctgctatTCTCCAGAAGCACTTATTTTTCTcctaaaagcttggtcaaacacctcactttttttttttaaataagcacttattgaaaaaaataagtacttttggagaaaaataagcttggccagaCAGGCTATAAGCCTTatttctttcctccaaattcttaAGCCTTTAGTGGTATATATTGATGTAGAGCTTTTAATATCATAATTCAATGGGCAACTAAATACGGATAATAGAGGCAGCTCACAAAATCATTTTCACAATTTAAAATAACTTATTGGAGTATAAAAGAGTTTAAATTAAATGCATTTTGcaacatttaaaaataaaaattactactTTATTTGGtcacgcaaaaaaaaaatcatagaaagGGGGGAtttgtaattttgaaaatacGGCAGGTTACTATATATGTAAATCTAACCTGATCATGTAAAAAATTATTGACATTGTTgatgtatatataagttaaactcaatttttttcttaaaaaaaaaaataggatttaaGTTATACACATTAACAAAGGTAAAGATGCTACTCCTATTTCTAAATTTTAACCTGTGATAGTATGTTACTTATAATTTTCACTATATTATATACCATTGCTTATTAAGATATTTACATGTAATAATCTAACAAGTGGCCAaaaagtataaaatatttaagtaATTATACTTATAgtgtaatgaaaattttataagagtctgtttggaaagccacctggtaattggaattggtgtaattactagggtagtaattacacagtattgtaattacaacgacctgtttgtttgtcatcaCGTAATTATAGTGTAATTACAATCGtactgtttggttgcacaagtatAATTACATaatgaatttaatttaaaaataaaatttaattatcaaaaattaaaaattaatatttaaaaaatatgcgcttttataaatgatattaaattatgtattCAACAACacattatttcttgaaaatatattaattaataatcatatatttgtaactaatattgtaaaaaataattgatatatttttttaaactaataatatttttattttaattaattataaaaattaaaagcagactttttgtgagaacatcatggattggatgtttgagaaaaaacaaataatatttataactataatgtcataacattattcaaatgtttgactaaaaaaaatctatcaactgtaagtgaaaaataaacaaagatgcaatgtgaaataacaagtcaattgTAGTAGAGAAGATATAttaaaatctataacataacctaaattcaaaatccaaaaaaaaaaaagaaaaaaaagtttaacataatacttttatgtcaaattctaacattacataagtaagttccaacgtaacttaagtaaatataatgaaaagaaagagaaaatataagtctataacctcattcacaataaaattatacattaataacatcatttattatatgtcaagtttgttaatgactcattctttctaatactaagaggtgtagtttcaaaaattagaataatacatagttatgctaaatgaataaaataaaaataaaaaaataaaatacaagcacttacatggaatcacaagaagtaaaggtagggaatgagaaaaaaggaaatgaaagataaataatataaaaacaaaaataaatttaaaaaataaaaataattaaaaatttaaaataatagaaataaaaaactaattcaaaaaagaaattaaatgaaaaaagaaaactaaaaagtaaTCCTCTAATTAcaaggtgtaattacacccaattctcaaccccccccccctcttgagaattggagagtgtaattacacctcCGAATTACACCTAATTACCACCTAACCAACTAATTACTTGGTTAAACAAAGATGTCAAACTgtataattacacccaattctaaTTACCTGGGTGCAGAGGTGGATTCAGGATTTGGAGGTTCCGGGTGCCACATCATCCAAACTAGTAAACAAGTCCGGATTATTATCTTTTTCGATTTATATAGACAAATCGACCaaatatgcatattttttttgttatgttttcttttagaTATTCTAAGATGAAAGATACCTAGCTaagagcctttttttttttttttttttttttttttttttttttttttgcgggaATAAGAGGCCTTATTGTCTaaaactttgagaaagaaaaagatttttcaCGTTAAAAAACCGAACCTATATAAACCATCTAATACCTTTACCTCATGTATTCATACTCCATTGTCTTTGTGTGTTGTTGCAGATATATAATTGAGAAAGAATCAATCATTGTAACTTCAACCCAGTCAGTTTCACTTAACGCGAACGTCAGTGCAAGATCAAAAACCTTCAAATTTTAAAAGCTCTGACATAAtaatattcatcatttttaagaatttaaacttttttaaaaatatatataaaatttactATTAAAGTAtgtttttattaatatttatgtgatgtttaaaaatttaatataatttactattaaagtatatttttattaatatttatgtgatgtttaaaaatttaatactcATTAGTATTAGATAcgcacacaacacacatatcaAGAGATTAATacttaaagaaagaaagaagttaAACGAGTCAAGAACTAACTAGAGCAAAAAAGAGTCAAATTTGTTTAATAAAGAATACAAGTAAAAATagaatttaaaaacaaaagataaaaaatgaagatgaatAGAGTTGAGCGTGTACTTTCCAGCGAGCAAATAACAAGTAGAGAAGAATTAatgaaaaggataaaaaaaatggaaaagaaaaaagctgAAACGTGTACTTTCAGGTGCCAAAAAAGAATCGCAAAGAAACCAAAAGAGGCACGCTGGGTTCTCGCGTACCTAGAATGCTGTGCCCTTTGCCAGTGGCACCTTTTGTGCTTTTGGTATTCCGGGTGgaaagttttatatatatatatatatatatatatatatatatatatatatatatatatatatatatatatatatttctaggATCAAATGGGGGAGTTTGACAATGACGGGTGCCCTGGAGATGGGGGAGAAGTTGAGGGCTATGGGAGCTTGGGAGAGTAGTGGGGAGGCGATCGATATGTGGGATAGGATGGCCAGTTGCATTAGGAAAGCAGCTAGAAAGGTGCTGGGGGTCTCGAAGGGTAGTCGCTGCCGGCACCGAGGGGACTGGTGATGGAATGGAGAAGTTCAAGAGAAGGTAAAAGCAAAGAAGGTAGCGTATGCGAAGTTGGTAGACAGCAAGAATGATGAGGAGAAACGGACGAATAGGGAATTGTATAAGATGGCGAGGAAGGAGGCAAAGTTAGCAGTTACAGCGGCAAAAACAGCAGCTTTTGAACGCCTGTATGCGAACTCAGAGGACAAAGGCGGGGATAAGAAGTTGTACCGACTAGCCAAGGCGAGGGAGAGGAGGGCGCGTGACTTAGATCAggtgaagtgcatcaaggacgaggatgGCAGGGTACTGGAGGAGGATGCTCTCATTAGACAGAGATGGCAGTCATACTTCCACAAACTCTTGAACGACGAAGgggacagagacattgtgttgggagatttggagtacTCCGAGAGGTGTCgtgattttggatattgtaggagtataaataTTGAGGAAGTTTAGGGTGTTGTTCATAGGATGAGTAGGGGAAGAGTAACCGGGCCCCACGAGATTCCTAGGGAATTTTGGAAGACTGTAGGTAGGGCAGGTCTGGAGTGGTTGACTCGATtatttaatgtcatctttaagacggcTAAGATGCCCGAAGAATGGCGATGCAGTACAACGATTTcattgtacaagaacaagggcgacATTCAAAGTTGGAACAACTACAAAGGGATCAAGCTGctaagccacactatgaaagtgtgggaaaacATGAGGGTGCGGAGAGACGTgtctatttcagagaaccagttcAGATTCATGCCGGGGCGCTCTACTACGGAAGCTATTCATCTTGTACGGAGGCTGGTGGAGCAGTATAAggagaggaagagggacttaCACATAGtgttcatcgacctagaaaaggcataCGACAAAGTGCCGAGAAAGgttctatggagatgcttggaggctagaggtgtacctgtggcgtacattagagcgatcaaggacatgtatgatggggctaagaccagggtaaggactATATGAGGAGACTTGGAGCACTTCCCAGTCATGATGGGGTTGCACCAGGGATCAactcttagcccatttttattttccttggtgatggatggattgacgcgacaaattcaaggtgaggttccatggtgtatgttattcgaGGATAACATAgtcctgattgacgagactcgcagCGGAGTTAGcgctaagctggaggtttggagacaaactctagagtctaaagggttcaagttgagtaggaccaagacagagtacttggagtgcaggTTCAGCGATATAGTGCATGAGGCTGGCATGGAAGTGAAGCTTGGCACCCAGATCATacaaaagatagataatttcaagtatcttgggtctattatacaacgaaatggggagattgatgatgacgtcacacaccgtattggtgcagggtggatgaaatggaggcttgcctCCGGAGTGTTGTGcgacaagaaggtgccaccaaaactcaaaggcaagttctacaatgTGGTGGTTAGGccaactatgttgtatggggcggagtgttggccagtaaAAAAGtctcacgttcagaagatgaaagtggcgAAAATGAGAATGCTGCAAGGGATGTGTGGGAacactaggagagataggattaggaatgaagttaTCCGAGACAAGGTAGGAGTAGCCTCGGTGGAGGACAatatgcgggaagcgaggctgatatggtttgggcatgtgatgcgGAGAGACAcaaatgccccagtgcggaggtgcgaGAGgctggctatggacggtttcagaagaggtagaggtaggccgaagaagtattggggagaggtgattagacaggacatggcgcatcttcagcttaccgaggacatgaccttagataggagggtatggaggactcagatcagggtagaaggctagtaggtagtcgcgtTTATCCTTTCTTGCGAGTAGTTGCATTGATCTTTAGTTTCTTGTCCCTTGATTTCTGCGAGTATCTGTTTACACAGAATGGTTTATCATGGCTTATTCACTTtcgttgttttcattttcataattgctttgaaTTGTTTACCCGTATCTAACCTTTCCTATGCTTTTTCTTGGgccgagggtcttccggaaatagcctccctacctaaggtaggggtaaggtctgcgtacaatctaccctccccagaccccacattatgagattcactgggtatgttgttgttgtatatatatagagtttCAACTGAGGCGTCCAGATGCCGTACCGCTCCCACCCTTCTACGTAGATCCGCCCTtgcctgggtggctttccaaacaggcccttagtaaaatcattataatttaACTTGGTATAGTATATTATGTCCCTTGCTATTTATTCTAAGAAACCAATCAATACTACAATTACACAGAGAATTTTCTGACAATTATTACCATTTGAACAATTTGATTGTATGAATACTTTTTGCCCCAACCATAGATGGAAATTCAACTcaaacaaaatattttccatatcGGATGcactttctcccttttttccACTCTGTTTCGGTTCTCTTTGACTCtcttatttagaattttaaaaacACAATTTCAGGAATGGGTCTTTGTGATTCCTTCCTAAGCTGGCTTCTAAGGTACTTCAActtctctttccttcaattttcaattttctctttttttactTCTTGACAACTTCTCAAGAATTGGATTCCCTCGAATTTAAttctatgaaaaaatttaattgaatGGACCATATGCATGTCTTTTCTACTGAAGTTATTGTATTCTTAGCTCATTGTGCTAATGCGATCAATAGAAACGTCATCATTATTTGTTAAAGCAAAATAATACTCCTATAGCGTCTTTACCATTATTGGATCAGGTAATTTTAGCCGTTCATTAATCGTATATACCATAAAATATGGCACTTGATGTCCACTGAAAATGGTTATGAAAAGGTACAAAGCAAGGTCCTGGACTATACTGAGTTATCGTCCCGTGAAGTAAAGCTAAACACTTTTAAAtgtttgtccaaaaaaaaaaaaaaaaatgaatacaggCCACTGTggttacaaaaagaaaaatgaagaaacaaaaagGGGTGGATCATATTTCAAATTGGATGTAAATAATGCTTCATCAAGAGGTTTATACAATTAAACCACTTGGACCATATGTTCAACCAGCTTCTGATTCTTCAGCTCCACCCTGTTTGTCGGCTTAGAAAATCACTTTACGGTCTCAAATAGGCTTCTCGACAATGGTAAATAAAATATCACAAGGCTTGCATAAAATTGCAAGATTAAGGATTTAAACTTGATGGAGTTCAAACAAGGTTCTTAGCACTAAACTCATTGTacatatgaaattatgtgttcaaaatttaataattGCTAGATTTTATTTGGAGTATATATCCATGTTCCATATCGAAAATATTGGACTTCATTGAAGTGAATGAAGGTTACATTCACCTCTAAATTTGTCCCTTGGATATCATTGCGAAACTCTGTTTCAAGTTTGGTGCGCCTTTACCAAATCCTAGTGATTTAAAACTATTTACTGTGGAGCTCttttttgaagggaaaaaaaaaaaatcatactgTATATATCTGACAGTATTTATGCTGTCTAGCTTCTTAGTCAATCTTTTCATGCCTCGAGATACCTCTGACTTCAGTTTGCAATGATTTGTGATTCTGACTGGGTTTGTTGCTCCCAATCAAGAAGACCGGTTTATGTTTATGTTATTCTTGGGGGGgcggtgggggggggggggtgtttagGTTACCTGAATCAAGACGATTTACTGGAATTGTTATAGCTTCAACTTCTTTCTAATAGTTGCTTGCTTGGTTTCACTTTCAAAGCACCACTGGGAGCGAATGACTGGTTAATTTAGCAACGAGGTCTAGGCTAGCTATCTCCGAGTTGTTCCAGTCCAAGCTTTGTAGACATCCAATGTTGCATGAATTACTCAAATTAATTCTAGTAAGTCATTTCATGAGAATGCAATGATGAATCACGTTAACCACACATCCTATATAAGTCATTTACTGAATCTGTTAAGGAGATTGTTAGAATTTTATTAATTCTAATATGTGGCCCAATTAATGTAAAgctcataattaatatttaatgaaGAATAAATCTCGTCCGTTAGATCGGTTACTTGATGGACGTACCGGATTAAGTCTCAACTCCTATAAAGTGGTCCTCCCTCCACTCATTAGGGTTACCACTTATTCTATACAATTTTTCCATCACTGACGGCTGTGGTAACGTAAGACTAGGGCAAGGAGGTAGAAACCAGTTTCTACAATTAACGTTTCCGCTTTCGTGATAATGTCTTTTGCATCGGGTATGTTTTCCGTATTATTTCCATGTAAGATTATTGTGTTCAACATCCTGTGTGAATTAAGTTAATCTTCCATGTGGTATCAAGAGCCTGGATATTTGAACCAATAATCTTCATAGAAGAAAAACATTATTGTGTTGAATGTATAATAGTGATTACAATATTACTGTATTGCTCTTAAAAATCACGCTACGTCGCCGGTAGTGATTTATTGTTCAAAAGGGCTTACATGTTTTGTTGTTTCTATTGatttgcccaaaaaaaaatgaatttatttgcTTATTTATTACGGAAGGAAAAGCAGATTGTTATGTTAAAAGATTAGAACGGGAATctttgaagatttgttttctGTAAGAAACAAAAGTAGGTCCAGAGATCAATATGGCATGGCAAAAGATATTAATTTTGAAGATATAACTCTTTGATCGGTCAAAATTTTTCATATACTGGGTTAACTTTTAGTTGCTAAAAGCCAAAACCATCTCAGAACCCTTTTTTTTGTTCAACTTAAGTTTGGCCTATTACGTCAACACCGTTCATAGAATAAAGTTTCATCTTTACAtcttttgaattcattattttaATAATTGCAGTCCCACATTATGAGAATTCTGGGGCCATAAAATAATATGTTTAATGCTATTAAGTTTTGAAGCCAATTGTTATTTATTCTCTGTGTGTGATTATATAGTTTGTTAGTCACCAAAGTGGTTGAACTAGTATGCTTAAAATAAGCACATACATAATAGTTATGTTTATTTTGTGCATGTAATATGCTTATAGTTTGTTAGTCACCAAAGTGGCCAAACTAGAATGTTTAAAATattcacatgcataaaaatattttatgatatttattttatgtgtgCATTTATGTTCATATAGTTTGTTAGTCGCCAAAGTAGCCAAACTAGCATGtttaagagagagaaaaaaatgcaTACATTAGATTGTCGTTTATCCATTAAACTAATGAAATGCCTATTATTGAAAATAAATGGATAATTGACTTTCACGATTGCTAGAACTTAAGGATTTACCCAAAGGTGAATCAATTATTCTATGAGTagtgaacataatgaggtaAATTAGTATTCTTTAATCAAATATGTATTGTATATCCAAAGATGTCGTATATGTTTGattgaaaatatttaattgccTATTAAAGTTAAAAATGGTGTTTAAATTATGATAGTATGTCGTAGTAGCACCCAAAGGAGAATTATAATATACTTTTATTGTTGTGCTGAATCCAcattattttctaatttatgaGCATGAATATCTATTTTGCAGCTATTCCTCTTCATTCGCTTGCTTCATCTGTTACTGGGTTCAACTGATTGAACTTCTCTGAGTGGCATGAACAAGTCCAGTTCCACTTATGTGTGATGGATCTTGACTTGGCTCTGCTAAAAGAAAAACTCGTCGCTATTACCGTACGAGAAAGGTGAGGATGAAGTCTTTCCATAAAACATGGGAACGCTCTACCGTATCGAGCCTTATGTTTATGCGAATGACTATTGCCAACAACATTAAGAGTACTATTCCACAGACAGAAAGTGCCAGGGAATACCTGAAGTTTGTGGAAGACCATTTTCGTTCTGCTAACAAGTCTCTCGCTAGTACACTAATGGCTGAACTCAGGACTGTGAAGTTTGATGGGTCGCGTAGTATGCAAAACCATATCATTGAGATGACTAACATTGTAGCAAGACTCCGGACCTTGGGGATGAAAGTGGATGACTCCTTCTTGGTTCAATTTATTCTGAACTCATTGCATCCTGAGTATGGACCATTCCAAATTAACTATAACACTATTAAGGATAAGTGGGATGTTAGTGAATTGTCCAGTATGCTTACTCAAGACGAATCATGACTTAAGAAACAAGGAAGTCATTCTATTAACCTCATGGGCCAAGGAGCTGGTAAAGGACTTAAAGTGAAGGCTAACaagttcaagaagaagaaagcaccTGCTAAAGTTCAACAGGATGCTCATAAGAAACTCAAAGCAGATGTGTGTCATTTCTGTAGGAAGGAAGGACACTATCAGAAAGATTGCCCGAAACGTAAAGCTTGGTTCGAAAAGAAAGGTACTTTTAGTGCTTTTGTATGTTTCGAATCAAATTTAGTAGAAGTTCCTAATAATACTTGTGGCTTGATTACGGTGCAACTACTCATGTATCCACTATGTCGGGGATTTCTTACGATCCGAACTACAAATCCAAATAAGGATTTCTTGTTCAAGGGAAATCGTATGAAGGCTCCAATTGAAGGCATAGGGACTTATC from the Lycium ferocissimum isolate CSIRO_LF1 chromosome 11, AGI_CSIRO_Lferr_CH_V1, whole genome shotgun sequence genome contains:
- the LOC132036212 gene encoding uncharacterized protein LOC132036212, with the protein product MMGLHQGSTLSPFLFSLVMDGLTRQIQGEVPWCMLFEDNIVLIDETRSGVSAKLEVWRQTLESKGFKLSRTKTEYLECRFSDIVHEAGMEVKLGTQIIQKIDNFKYLGSIIQRNGEIDDDVTHRIGAGWMKWRLASGVLCDKKVPPKLKGKFYNVVVRPTMLYGAECWPVKKSHVQKMKVAKMRMLQGMCGNTRRDRIRNEVIRDKVGVASVEDNMREARLIWFGHVMRRDTNAPVRRCERLAMDGFRRGRGRPKKYWGEVIRQDMAHLQLTEDMTLDRRVWRTQIRVEG